In Duganella zoogloeoides, a single genomic region encodes these proteins:
- a CDS encoding cytochrome P450, translating to MPDTATLATPLRRIADLPGPRPWPLVGNLLQMRPLRFHQDVEAWCREFGPLFRMSLGPTEALVVSDHKLVSAALRDRPDGYRRPAVTEHIAKEMKGRPGVFLEEGAAWREQRRMVMAALAPHAVKAYFPSLVAVALRLQRRWASAADSGATIDLADDLKRYSVDIVAGLAFGTEVNTIDGGEDVLQRHMDRILPAVSRRSLSLFPYWRYVKLAADRELDTSIAALNTAIDALVAEARARLAADPARRARPANLLEAMICAAEDDGTGLAEDAVAGNVTTMLLAGEDTTSHTLAWMLYLLQQNPAALEAARAEVQRVAPAAAAFTIEQMDALDYIDACAQEAMRLKPVAPYIPLEALRDSVVGDVAVPAGSLVWLVMRHDSVSDDHVARAAQFDPGRWLDGGAMNKQVSMPFGAGVRTCPGRYLALLEIKIATAMLLGSFDIASVATADGAEPEELSGFTMSPVGLRMQLRKLSPPSGG from the coding sequence TTGCCCGACACCGCCACGCTTGCTACGCCGCTACGGCGCATTGCCGACCTGCCCGGTCCGCGCCCGTGGCCGCTGGTGGGCAACCTGCTGCAAATGCGGCCGCTGCGCTTCCACCAGGATGTCGAAGCCTGGTGCCGCGAATTCGGGCCGCTGTTTCGCATGTCGCTCGGTCCTACCGAGGCGCTGGTGGTGTCCGATCATAAACTGGTGTCGGCCGCGCTGCGCGACCGCCCCGACGGCTACCGCCGCCCCGCCGTCACGGAGCACATCGCCAAGGAAATGAAGGGCCGCCCCGGCGTGTTCCTCGAAGAAGGCGCGGCGTGGCGCGAGCAGCGGCGCATGGTGATGGCAGCGCTGGCGCCGCACGCGGTCAAGGCCTATTTCCCATCGCTGGTGGCCGTGGCGCTGCGGCTGCAACGGCGCTGGGCCAGCGCTGCCGACAGCGGCGCCACCATCGACCTGGCGGACGACCTCAAGCGCTACAGCGTCGATATCGTCGCCGGGCTGGCCTTCGGCACCGAGGTCAACACCATCGACGGCGGCGAGGATGTGTTACAGCGCCACATGGACCGCATCCTGCCTGCCGTGTCGAGACGGTCGCTGTCGCTGTTCCCCTACTGGCGCTACGTCAAGCTGGCGGCCGACCGCGAACTCGACACCAGCATCGCCGCCCTGAACACCGCCATCGACGCCCTGGTGGCCGAAGCCCGCGCCCGCCTGGCTGCCGATCCGGCCCGGCGCGCACGTCCCGCCAACCTGCTCGAAGCGATGATCTGCGCGGCCGAAGACGATGGCACCGGCCTGGCCGAAGACGCCGTGGCCGGCAACGTCACGACCATGCTGCTGGCCGGCGAAGACACCACCAGCCATACGCTGGCCTGGATGTTGTACCTGCTTCAGCAAAATCCGGCAGCGCTGGAAGCCGCCCGCGCCGAAGTACAACGCGTGGCGCCTGCTGCCGCAGCGTTCACCATCGAGCAGATGGACGCGCTCGACTACATCGACGCCTGCGCCCAGGAAGCCATGCGCCTCAAACCGGTGGCGCCGTACATTCCGCTCGAGGCGCTGCGCGACAGCGTGGTGGGCGATGTCGCGGTGCCGGCGGGCAGCCTGGTGTGGCTGGTGATGCGCCACGACAGCGTGAGCGACGACCACGTGGCGCGCGCCGCGCAGTTCGACCCAGGCCGCTGGCTCGACGGCGGCGCCATGAACAAGCAGGTGTCGATGCCGTTCGGCGCCGGCGTGCGCACCTGCCCCGGGCGCTACCTGGCGCTGCTGGAGATCAAGATCGCCACCGCCATGCTGCTGGGCAGTTTCGATATCGCGTCCGTGGCGACCGCGGACGGTGCCGAGCCGGAGGAGCTGTCAGGCTTTACCATGTCACCAGTCGGCTTGCGCATGCAGTTGCGCAAGCTCTCGCCGCCATCGGGAGGGTAA
- a CDS encoding sensor domain-containing diguanylate cyclase, with product MTTVRDPSLDLLHSVLNAVTLGAVVLDHDRRVVLWNDWMSDHAQIPQQQALGADFLALFPALRGSRVDAAIDQALRHHFPSLLSQSLNKAPFPLYANAAAARLDERLQQAVAVTAVDVADGGRHCLIQITDVSIAVGREKLLREQTLVLRSQTFADGLTGIANRRHFDVAIEREHRRARRHGTPLSLLMIDIDHFKAYNDHYGHQKGDQCLIQVAAALSGMLKRSADLMARYGGEEFAMILPDTDTAQATQMAETIRARAEALAIVHAHGGNSGVVTVSIGVATRSVASAVNIDTLIGAADRALYRAKKNGRNRVEAQTPG from the coding sequence TTGACAACGGTACGGGACCCCTCGCTCGATTTGCTGCACAGCGTGCTCAACGCGGTGACCCTGGGCGCGGTGGTGCTCGATCACGACCGCCGCGTGGTGCTGTGGAACGACTGGATGAGCGACCACGCGCAAATCCCGCAGCAGCAGGCGCTGGGCGCCGATTTCCTGGCGCTGTTCCCGGCCCTGCGCGGCAGCCGGGTGGACGCGGCCATCGACCAGGCACTGCGCCACCATTTTCCGTCGCTGCTGTCGCAGTCGCTCAACAAGGCGCCGTTCCCGTTGTACGCCAATGCCGCAGCGGCCCGCCTGGACGAGCGCCTGCAACAGGCGGTGGCGGTGACGGCGGTCGATGTGGCCGACGGCGGGCGCCACTGCCTGATCCAGATCACCGATGTCAGCATCGCCGTGGGCCGCGAAAAGCTGCTGCGCGAACAAACCCTGGTGCTGCGTTCGCAAACCTTTGCCGACGGCCTGACCGGCATCGCCAACCGCCGCCACTTCGACGTGGCGATCGAACGCGAACACCGGCGCGCCCGCCGCCACGGCACGCCGCTGTCGCTCTTGATGATCGACATCGACCACTTCAAGGCCTATAACGACCACTACGGCCACCAGAAAGGCGACCAGTGCCTGATCCAGGTGGCGGCCGCGCTGTCCGGCATGCTCAAGCGCTCTGCCGACCTGATGGCGCGCTACGGCGGCGAGGAATTCGCCATGATCCTGCCCGACACCGACACCGCCCAGGCCACGCAGATGGCCGAGACGATCCGCGCCCGCGCCGAAGCGCTGGCGATTGTCCATGCGCATGGCGGCAACAGTGGCGTGGTGACGGTCAGCATCGGCGTGGCCACCCGCAGCGTGGCATCGGCAGTCAACATCGACACCCTGATCGGCGCCGCCGACCGCGCGCTGTACCGCGCCAAGAAGAACGGCCGCAACCGGGTGGAAGCACAAACGCCCGGCTAG
- the rpiA gene encoding ribose-5-phosphate isomerase RpiA: MTQDELKQAVARAAIEYVVDNEIIGVGTGSTANFFIDELAKIKDRIKGTVASSEATAARLRGHGIAVYDLNDVPAIAVYIDGADEIDASGAMIKGGGAALTREKIVASVSKQFVCIADGSKLVDVMGKFPLPVEVVPMAREAVARALSALGGVPKLRLKPGTDEAFVTDNGGQLLDVSGLSITDPVALEAQINQIVGVIAVGLFAARGANVCLLGMAEGVKTLKF; encoded by the coding sequence ATGACCCAAGACGAACTGAAACAAGCCGTAGCGCGCGCCGCCATCGAATACGTGGTGGACAACGAAATCATCGGCGTCGGCACCGGTTCCACCGCCAATTTCTTCATCGACGAACTGGCCAAGATCAAGGACCGCATCAAGGGCACCGTGGCGTCGTCCGAAGCGACTGCCGCCCGCCTGCGCGGCCACGGCATCGCCGTCTACGACCTCAACGACGTGCCGGCGATTGCCGTGTACATCGACGGCGCCGACGAGATCGACGCTTCGGGCGCCATGATCAAGGGCGGCGGCGCGGCGCTGACGCGTGAAAAGATCGTCGCATCGGTATCGAAGCAGTTCGTCTGCATCGCCGACGGCTCCAAGCTGGTGGACGTGATGGGCAAGTTCCCGCTGCCGGTGGAAGTGGTGCCGATGGCGCGCGAAGCAGTGGCGCGCGCCTTGAGCGCGCTGGGCGGCGTGCCGAAGCTGCGGTTGAAACCGGGCACGGATGAAGCGTTCGTGACCGACAATGGCGGCCAGTTGCTCGATGTATCGGGATTGTCGATTACGGATCCGGTGGCGCTGGAAGCGCAGATCAACCAGATCGTGGGCGTGATCGCGGTGGGGCTGTTTGCCGCACGCGGCGCCAATGTGTGCCTGCTGGGGATGGCCGAGGGCGTGAAAACCCTGAAGTTCTAA
- a CDS encoding chemotaxis protein CheC, protein MVELSELENDALIEIFNIGVGQAAASMSALVSEEVRMSVPSISFISRTDAARLLGSRLAAEAEAPDRICGVSQHYEGAFDTDAILMFPEDKSLELVRLMVGETVPLQELTDMEQEAMCEIGNIILNACIGTLANVFEQELRGSLPEYHVGTSDEILGVSGSEPDSVVLMLHIDFALDKHQILGYVAFVLDISALHDLKEQINRYIARAMGQA, encoded by the coding sequence ATGGTGGAATTGTCCGAGCTGGAAAACGACGCCCTGATCGAGATTTTCAATATCGGCGTGGGCCAGGCTGCCGCGTCGATGAGCGCACTGGTCAGCGAAGAGGTGCGTATGTCCGTGCCGTCGATCAGCTTCATCAGCCGTACCGACGCGGCGCGGCTGCTGGGCAGCCGGCTGGCGGCCGAGGCCGAGGCGCCGGACCGCATTTGCGGCGTCAGCCAGCACTACGAGGGCGCGTTCGATACCGATGCCATCCTCATGTTCCCCGAAGACAAAAGCCTGGAACTGGTGCGCCTGATGGTCGGCGAAACCGTGCCCCTGCAGGAGCTGACCGACATGGAGCAGGAAGCCATGTGCGAAATCGGCAACATCATCCTCAATGCCTGCATCGGCACCCTGGCCAATGTCTTTGAACAGGAACTGCGCGGATCGTTGCCGGAATACCACGTTGGCACCAGCGACGAGATTCTCGGCGTGTCCGGCAGCGAACCCGACAGCGTGGTGCTGATGCTGCACATCGACTTCGCGCTCGACAAGCACCAGATCCTCGGCTATGTCGCCTTCGTGCTCGACATCTCGGCGCTGCACGACCTCAAAGAACAAATCAACCGCTACATCGCCCGCGCGATGGGGCAAGCCTGA
- a CDS encoding NAD(P)H-dependent oxidoreductase yields MNILIVHAHPEPQSLNGALKDFAVRHLEAAGHAVQVSDLYAMQWKPSLDAHDSLDGAAGERFDASVDSRLAYDSGRQSADIALEQEKLRWADTVILQFPLWWFSMPAILKGWVDRVYANGFAYGVGEHSDQRWGNRYGEGNLAGKRAMLMVTTGGWESHYSARGINGPIDDLLFPIQHGILFYPGFEVLPPFVVYRTGKVDEIKFAELCAQLAQRLDTLASTAPIAFRAQNAGDYAIPALTLRDELAPGLTGFAAHRAT; encoded by the coding sequence ATGAACATCCTGATCGTCCACGCCCACCCCGAACCGCAGTCGCTCAACGGCGCGCTCAAGGATTTTGCCGTGCGCCACCTGGAGGCGGCGGGCCACGCGGTGCAGGTGTCCGACCTGTACGCAATGCAGTGGAAGCCGTCGCTCGATGCGCACGACAGCCTCGATGGCGCAGCGGGCGAACGTTTCGACGCGTCTGTCGATTCGCGCCTGGCCTACGACAGTGGCCGGCAGAGCGCAGACATCGCGCTCGAGCAGGAAAAGCTGCGCTGGGCCGATACCGTGATCCTGCAATTTCCGCTGTGGTGGTTTTCGATGCCGGCCATTTTGAAAGGCTGGGTGGACCGCGTGTACGCCAACGGCTTTGCCTATGGCGTGGGCGAACACTCGGACCAGCGCTGGGGCAACCGCTATGGCGAGGGCAACCTGGCCGGCAAGCGCGCCATGCTGATGGTGACCACGGGCGGCTGGGAATCGCACTACAGCGCGCGCGGGATCAACGGGCCGATCGACGACCTGCTGTTCCCGATCCAGCACGGCATCCTGTTCTATCCGGGCTTCGAGGTACTGCCGCCGTTCGTGGTGTACCGCACCGGCAAGGTCGATGAGATCAAATTCGCGGAACTGTGCGCGCAACTGGCACAGCGCCTCGACACGCTGGCCAGCACTGCGCCGATTGCATTCCGGGCGCAGAACGCGGGCGACTACGCGATTCCGGCGCTGACCTTGCGCGACGAGCTGGCGCCGGGTTTGACGGGATTCGCGGCCCACCGCGCCACGTGA
- a CDS encoding response regulator has protein sequence MTDVTPERTKTVLIVDDSRVSRMMARQYILHLQPGWNVVEAGTGEESLDKARAALPDLVLMDVNMPGMGGIAAAEQLRRLAPALPISLLTANVQSATRERAEALGLGFMEKPITEARIAQLLALAGG, from the coding sequence ATGACTGACGTTACACCCGAGCGAACAAAAACCGTGTTGATTGTCGATGACAGCCGCGTCTCACGGATGATGGCGCGCCAATATATTTTGCATCTGCAACCCGGCTGGAACGTGGTGGAAGCCGGTACCGGCGAAGAGTCGCTGGACAAGGCGCGCGCCGCCCTGCCCGACCTGGTGCTGATGGATGTCAATATGCCCGGCATGGGCGGCATCGCCGCCGCCGAGCAATTGCGGCGGCTGGCGCCTGCCCTGCCAATCTCCCTGCTGACCGCCAACGTGCAGTCCGCCACGCGCGAGCGGGCCGAGGCGCTGGGGCTGGGGTTCATGGAAAAGCCGATCACCGAGGCGCGCATCGCCCAGTTACTGGCGCTGGCGGGAGGCTGA